The following proteins are encoded in a genomic region of Garra rufa chromosome 22, GarRuf1.0, whole genome shotgun sequence:
- the sox9a gene encoding transcription factor SOX-9a, translating to MNLLDPYLKMTDEQEKCLSDAPSPSMSEDSAGSPGSGSGSDTENTRPAENSLVAPDGTLGEFKKDEDDKFPVCIREAVSQVLKGYDWTLVPMPVRVNGSSKNKPHVKRPMNAFMVWAQAARRKLADQYPHLHNAELSKTLGKLWRLLNEGEKRPFVEEAERLRVQHKKDHPDYKYQPRRRKSVKNGQSESEDGSEQTHISPNAIFKALQQADSPASSMGEVHSPSEHSGQSQGPPTPPTTPKTDAQPGKVDLKREARPLQESTGRPLNIDFRDVDIGELSSDVIETFDVNEFDQYLPPNGHATNASYVGGYATWMAKPQNGSSPSAQLTPLGTGAAGEQEQPRTTHIKTEQLSPSHYNEQQQGSPQHVSYGSFNVQHLQHYSTSFPSITRAQYDYSDHQGGANSYYTHAGGQSSGLYSTFSYMSSSQRPMYTPIADSTGVPSIPQTNHSPQHWDQQPVYTQLSRP from the exons ATGAATCTACTAGACCCCTACCTGAAAATGACAGATGAGCAAGAGAAGTGTCTGTCTGACGCCCCTAGTCCGAGCATGTCCGAGGACTCCGCGGGCTCCCCGGGCTCCGGCTCGGGCTCCGACACGGAGAACACCCGCCCGGCCGAAAACAGCCTTGTGGCTCCGGACGGGACGCTCGGCGAGTTCAAGAAGGACGAAGACGACAAGTTCCCGGTGTGCATCCGAGAGGCAGTGTCTCAGGTGCTGAAAGGGTACGACTGGACACTCGTGCCCATGCCGGTGAGAGTGAACGGCTCGAGCAAAAACAAGCCACACGTGAAGAGACCGATGAACGCGTTTATGGTGTGGGCGCAAGCGGCGCGGAGGAAACTCGCGGATCAGTACCCGCACCTCCACAACGCCGAGCTCAGCAAAACTCTGGGCAAACTTTGGAG ATTGCTGAACGAGGGTGAAAAGCGTCCCTTCGTGGAGGAGGCTGAGCGCCTCAGGGTTCAGCACAAGAAAGATCACCCCGACTACAAGTATCAGCCCCGGCGGAGGAAGTCAGTGAAGAACGGCCAGAGCGAGTCTGAGGACGGCAGCGAGCAGACTCACATCTCCCCGAATGCCATCTTCAAAGCCCTCCAGCAAGCTGACTCGCCCGCATCCAGCATGGGAGAGGTGCACTCGCCTAGCGAGCACTCAG GCCAGTCCCAAGGGCCGCCCACTCCTCCCACCACCCCAAAAACTGACGCGCAGCCAGGCAAAGTGGATCTGAAACGAGAGGCCCGTCCGCTTCAGGAAAGCACGGGACGTCCGCTCAACATCGACTTCCGCGATGTGGACATCGGCGAGCTCAGCAGCGACGTTATCGAGACCTTCGACGTCAACGAGTTTGACCAGTACCTGCCGCCGAACGGCCACGCCACCAACGCGTCCTACGTGGGCGGCTACGCCACCTGGATGGCGAAGCCTCAGAACGGCAGCTCTCCGAGCGCCCAGCTGACCCCGCTGGGGACGGGCGCCGCCGGGGAGCAAGAGCAACCGAGAACGACGCACATCAAAACCGAACAGCTCAGCCCGAGCCACTACAACGAGCAGCAGCAGGGCTCGCCACAGCACGTCAGCTACGGCTCCTTCAACGTCCAGCACCTCCAGCACTACAGCACTTCGTTCCCGTCCATCACCCGGGCGCAGTACGACTACTCTGACCACCAGGGCGGCGCCAACTCCTATTACACCCACGCCGGAGGCCAGAGCTCCGGCTTGTACTCCACCTTCAGCTACATGAGCTCCAGCCAGAGGCCCATGTACACACCCATCGCTGACTCTACCGGGGTTCCTTCCATTCCCCAAACCAACCACAGTCCCCAGCATTGGGACCAGCAGCCGGTCTACACGCAGCTGTCCAGACCCTGA